ACGCGCTGGCGATCACCGTCACGGCGACGGGGGACCTCGAGGGCCGCGATCCGGTCCTCCGCTCCGGCGCCCGGCCCGGCGACGTGATCGCGGTGGCCGGCACCCTCGGGATGGCCGCGGCGGGCGTGCGGCTCCTCTTCGACCACGCGCGGAGCGCCGCGGCGGGCGGGGAGCCCATGCCCGACGCCGCCCGCGCGCGCGTCCTGCGCGCCGCCCACCCCGCCGCGGTCGAGGCGCAGCTGTCGCCCGTCGCACCGCTCACCGCCGGCGTGGCCGCGGCCCGCGCGGGCGCCACGGCGATGCTCGACGTGTCCGACGGCCTGCTGCTCGACCTCGGCCGCATGGCGCGGGCGAGCGGCGCGGCGATCGACCTGCGCTCCGCCGCCCTGGCCGACGACGCGCGCCGGGTGGCCGGTGCGCACCCGTCGCTGCCGCCGGCCGCCCTCGACCTCGTGCTCACCGGGGGCGAGGACCACGCGCTCGTCGCCGCGTTCCCCGCCGGGACGGACCTGCCGGCGCCGTTCCGCACGATCGGCGTCGTCGGGGGAGCGGGCCCAGGCGGTCCGGCCGTCACCGTGGACGGCGCGCCGTACGCCGGGCCGCGCACGCCGCTCGGCGGCTGGGACCCGTACGCCGACTGGGACGGCGCGCGCTAGGCGTCGGAGCGCTCGGCGTCGTCGTCCGCGTCGGCCGGGGCCTCGTCGGCCGAGGCCTCCTCGGCGACCGCCCACCACACGACGGTGTCGCCGTACGCCTTCCGCCGGTCGGGAGCGAGCCCCGCGGGCCAGGAGGGCTCCGCGGATCGCGCGCTGCGCTCGACCATCACGACGGCGCCGTCGACGAGGCGCGGCGCGAGCAGGGCCAGCTCGTCCGCGAGCTCCGCGTCGCCCACCTCGTAGGGCGGGTCGAGGAAGGCGACGTCGTAGGAGCCGCGGTCGCCCGCGAGGAAGGCGTGCACGCTCTGGGCGGCCACGCGGATCCGCGGTGCGCGTCCCCGCGGGGCCGCCCGCTCCACGATCTGCGCGTTCGAGCGGCAGACGGCGGCGGCCGGCGCCGCGCGCTCCACGAGCACGACCTCGCCCGCGCCGCGGCTGGCGGCCTCGAG
This is a stretch of genomic DNA from Clavibacter zhangzhiyongii. It encodes these proteins:
- the rsmD gene encoding 16S rRNA (guanine(966)-N(2))-methyltransferase RsmD, yielding MTRIVAGFAGSLVLRVPKTGTRPTSDRVREALFSGLEARDALDGARVLDLYAGSGALGLEAASRGAGEVVLVERAAPAAAVCRSNAQIVERAAPRGRAPRIRVAAQSVHAFLAGDRGSYDVAFLDPPYEVGDAELADELALLAPRLVDGAVVMVERSARSAEPSWPAGLAPDRRKAYGDTVVWWAVAEEASADEAPADADDDAERSDA
- a CDS encoding thiamine-phosphate kinase; amino-acid sequence: MTTPGMPSAADPTDGGADDATLGSAGELATLARILPHLPSADGADVGPGDDCAVVRAPDGRFVITTDMMIEGPDFRLAWSTPHDLGRRAATSNLADVAAMGARPTALLVAIAAPAGTRVADLEALADGLREGCALQAPGCGVVGGDLSVSDALAITVTATGDLEGRDPVLRSGARPGDVIAVAGTLGMAAAGVRLLFDHARSAAAGGEPMPDAARARVLRAAHPAAVEAQLSPVAPLTAGVAAARAGATAMLDVSDGLLLDLGRMARASGAAIDLRSAALADDARRVAGAHPSLPPAALDLVLTGGEDHALVAAFPAGTDLPAPFRTIGVVGGAGPGGPAVTVDGAPYAGPRTPLGGWDPYADWDGAR